The Triticum aestivum cultivar Chinese Spring chromosome 3A, IWGSC CS RefSeq v2.1, whole genome shotgun sequence genome includes a region encoding these proteins:
- the LOC123058276 gene encoding uncharacterized protein translates to MLVFHAWTGEELPILVSKASSSPLLEPPPAAVAGYHPQDPIVPITFLLLARFLLPASHLSPVSLDRRRATMSAAKFLPGATPPGSGCLRVVRAPASPWTRRPSLSESQQPRLLPCFTKFIAARALELLQRPMASAAPELCCRRRQQQQFHRRLPPLFPCARPPNPVALRLHRTLVPDPRGPRRPADSPQPCLVQPRRPRALFRRDPPQRRGSPAPRTSSASPAKSRCRPAVDLLCRHTVSLSSEMVKRSGCSMSCARWATHRPSASRAQHYRAGPSSVVSSDNVAFVMCKGYQVITIFGND, encoded by the exons ATGCTCGTCTTCCACGCATGgacgggagaggagctcccgatcctTGTGTCCAAGGCATCCTCGTCGCCATTGCTCGAGCCTCCTCCGGCAGCTGTCGCCGGCTACCACCCGCAGGACCCCATCGTGCCCATCACCTTCCTCCTCCTTGCTCGTTTCCTCCTTCCCGCCTCTCATCTCTCCCCTGTTTCTCTTGACAGGCGCCGAGCCACCATGTCTGCCGCCAAGTTCTTGCCGGGAGCGACGCCGCCCGGATCCGGCTGTCTTCGCGTCGTCCGCGCCCCTGCCTCGCCATGGACGCGCCGCCCCAGCTTGTCGGAGTCCCAGCAGCCCCGCCTGCTCCCCTGCTTCACCAAGTTCATCGCTGCTCGAGCTCTCGAGCTACTCCAGCGCCCCATGGCCTCTGCCGCGCCGGAGCTTTGCTGCCGCAGGCGACAGCAACAACAATTTcatcgtcgccttcctcctctcttcccgtGCGCGCGGCCACCCAACCCCGTCGCCCTCCGTCTACATCGCACGCTCGTGCCGGACCCAAGGGGGCCCCGACGCCCTGCAGATTCCCCACAGCCCTGCCTCGTCCAAcctcgccgtccccgagctctTTTTCGGCGGGATCCACCCCAACGCCGTGGTTCCCCGGCGCCCCGGACCTCCTCTGCGTCGCCCGCCAAGTCCCGCTGCCGTCCCGCCGTTGACCTTCTGTGCCGCCACACCGTCTCTCTGTCGAGCGAGATGGTCAAACGCTCGGGCTGCTCAATGTCGTGTGCCAGGTGGGCCACGCACAGGCCCAGTGCGTCCCGAGCCCAACACTACCGAGCCGGCCCAAGTTCTGTG gttagttccgataacgtcgcgtttgtgatgTGCAAGGGatatcaagtcatcacaatttttggaaacgattag
- the LOC123056893 gene encoding proline-rich protein 36, translated as MLVFHARTGEELPILVSKASSSPLLEPPPAAVAGDHPQDPIVPITFLLLARFLLPASHLSPVSLDRRRATMSAAKFLPGATPPGSGCLRVVRAPASPLTRLPSLPESQQPRLLPCFTKFIAARAPGLLQRPMASAAPELCCSRRQQQQLRRRLPPLFPCARPPNPIALRLHRALVPEPRGPRRPADPRSPASSNLAVPELFFGGIHPNAVVPRRPGPPLRRPPSPAAVPPLTFCAATLSLCRARWSNARAAPCRVPGGPRTGQCVPSPTPPSRPKCCVFGEITLMPPSTGAGVREYCHNSYNGCFSKDLLREQR; from the exons ATGCTCGTCTTCCACGCACGgacgggagaggagctcccgatcctTGTGTCCAAGGCGTCCTCGTCGCCGTTGCTCGAGCCTCCTCCGGCagccgtcgccggcgaccacccGCAGGACCCCATCGTGCCCATCACCTTCCTCCTCCTTGCTCGTTTCCTCCTTCCTGCCTCTCATCTCTCCCCTGTTTCTCTTGACAGGCGCCGAGCCACCATGTCCGCCGCCAAGTTCTTGCCAGGAGCGACGCCGCCCGGATCCGGTTGTCTCCGCGTCGTCCGCGCCCCTGCCTCGCCATTGACCCGCCTCCCCAGCTTGCCGGAGTCCCAGCAGCCCCGCCTGCTCCCCTGCTTCACCAAGTTCATCGCTGCTCGAGCTCCCGGGCTACTCCAGCGCCCCATGGCCTCTGCCGCGCCGGAGCTTTGCTGCAGCAGGCGACAGCAACAACAACTTCGTCGTcgccttcctcctctcttcccgtGCGCGCGGCCACCCAACCCCATCGCCCTCCGTCTACATCGCGCGCTCGTGCCAGAGCCAAGGGGGCCCCGACGCCCTGCAGATCCCCGCAGCCCTGCCTCGTCCAAcctcgccgtccccgagctctTTTTCGGCGGGATCCACCCCAACGCCGTGGTTCCCCGGCGCCCCGGACCTCCCCTGCGTCGCCCGCCAAGTCCCGCTGCCGTCCCACCGTTGACCTTCTGCGCCGCCACACTGTCTCTCTGTCGAGCGAGATGGTCAAACGCTCGGGCTGCTCCTTGTCGTGTGCCAGGTGGGCCACGCACAGGCCAGTGCGTCCCCAGCCCAACACCACCGAGCCGGCCCAAGTGCTGTG tttttggtgagataaccttgatgccacccagtactggggcgggagttcgggagtattgccataactcgtataacggatgcttttcgaag gacctactccgGGAGCAACGTTAG